DNA sequence from the Rattus rattus isolate New Zealand chromosome 2, Rrattus_CSIRO_v1, whole genome shotgun sequence genome:
ATATGTATATCACTTTAAAAGGAGCTGattgataaaaaacaaaagggTTCCTATCCAGTTAAAGTTAATACTTCTTAAATATCATTACAAAGATTGACTTGTAATAATTGTATTTACAACTGTTTCATAGCCTGAGCTTACATAAGAGGCCATTATTTTGCTGTTAATTGGTAAATCGCCTAAAACTTATTCTTTTAtagttctatttttatgtttttatttatattttaaaggaaatggatTGATTATACTCTGCATCATCTGAGTGTTGATAAACTTTAGTAGTGTCACGTTATATCAAACCTAGAATTTCAATGAAATCTACTATACTgtgaatgttttattattttgtttatatcatGTCTTCAGTCAATTTCAGAATCTATCAATGATTATTGCTCCGTGTTATTACATCATTAGACTTTATAATAGAAGTATTACATATTTTATGGTGTATTTGTGCTCATATATTCATAAGGCTAGAATCTCTCACTTAACCTGAATATTTTGGCTAATCTAATTGGATCTGCCTGTCCTTGGCTACTAACACTGCAGTGACATGCATATGTGGCCATGCCTATATTTTATATCTGTGCTGGGTGTTTGAACACAGGTACTAATCCTTCCACAGCAAACATTCTTGTCTATAAATCCATATCACCAGCTTCTCACCATGAGAGTTTTATGTTTCAGTCTTTACTTCTTTTATGTATCAAATATATGGTTTGGTTTtcagtcataaaataaaaataaaacacttaattattttaataattttttataatattttaatggatTGTTTAATAGATTCTGAAAATTTTCAATTACTTAGATCATCTGTAAGTCCAAAATCTGAATATATCTCTTGTGAAAAGTTCATTTTTCTATATGACTATATTGGTGAAGATGTGTTCGCTGAAACTAAAGGAAGCATGTGAGTTGGTGCCTTAAAGTATCTGAAATGGCCCTTTTGATATTGCTTATATATTCTAATGTGATTATCATTGGTATATATGAATTCTACTCTGGATCAattctgtgactttttaaaacagaaaatggatTTTAGATACCACACTTACATGTGAAGTGGgtactcataaaagaaaagataCGAATTTGAGATTTTACAGGAGATGATTTTACTGGACTAAGGTTGTATTCCACTCTGAAACcattaaccttttaaaaatgcaaatactttCCTAATTCCTGACTGCATCTCCTTGTTTCGAAAGCTGTATACTATTGGATTCAATGTAGGAGTTACTAAAGTATATAGTGCAGCTACTACCTTGTCTTTCTCAAAGGTATAGCTGGATGCAGGTCGAATGTAGGTGTAGATTACGGGAGAATAGTAAAGGGACACCACCATGAGGTGAGATGAGCACGTAGAGAAGGCCTTCTTCTTGCCTTCTGTGGTACGGATGCGAAGAATAGCAGCAATAATAAATCCATAGGAAATGCAGGTTAGAGTGAAGTCTCCCACAGCAAGTGTGATATCAGCAACATATACCATCACTTCATTAACTCTTACAGGACTGCAGGACAAAGCAAGCAGTGGGGGTATTTCACAGAAGAAGTGATCAATGGTATTTGGCCCACAGAAAGTCAGCCTTAGAATAAGACCAGTGTGAACCCAGGAATTGGTTACTGCAATAGCCATGACAATGCTGAGCAAGGCTACACATGTATAGTGGTTCATAATAGTAGTATACCGAAGTGGGAAGcaaatggccacatagcggtcataggccatggtaGTGAAGAGCACCATCTCAGCCCCTACGGACCATGTAAAAAAGAAGAGCTGGGACATGCAGCCCCAATATGAAATCGAATTTTCTGAAGTTAACATTGTTCCCAACATTTTTGGGATGATGCTTGTAGTACAGATTATGTCCACCACAGCCAGGGCCAGAAGGAGAatatacatgggtgtgtgcaaGGTGGTGTTATAGATTATGGCAACAACAATTAGCAAATTACCAAGAAGAGCTACAAGgtagataaaaaggaaaacaatgaaaagtatTCCCTGAAGTTCAGATTTTTGAGTAAGTCCCAAAATCATAAACTCACTAACAATGCTGAAGTTCATTGTGCATGAGTGGTTAAACAGAAACTCACTATCAGTCTGATCAGTAGAGAGTCAAAGACTGTTGAACATGATAATTTGGGGTGTATGATGTTTCACTATTGGTGTGCAACTTTGTAGCATAATTTTCTCTATGACAGAATACCAATTTCTAGGCAATACCCTCTATTGTCCAGATTccattctctgatttcttttcttccatggaTAACTTAAATAAACTGAAGGCAATAATGagcataaaaatagaagaaagatgCATATTGtcaaatacttttaatattaacattttacTTGAAATTTGcctgaatataattttaatttccagTCTATCAATATAGAAATATGACATAAAGACACATATTCTAAAAATTTAGTTGAGTAAACAATGTTGTTTAAATGACTCTGTTtgacaaatatataagaaaaatatttgaaacctTAAAAATCAATGGGAATAAATGTAATGAAGATGAATAAGAAGAATCCATTTAGCATACTATCTTCAGTTGTATCTTCTTGAAATCCCAGATAGACAGACTTACTGTACtccaaacactcatacaaatattCAAATGGTTTTGGTATGGTTTTTTACACATGagtaaattgaataaaatatgtaaaataattgttGCCATGAAATTCAAGGTAATGAGATTTTTAATATCCTAGTTATATATCATATAACTTCTATGGGTTCATAGTCTTCTACCAATCTTGGAATAAACAGATGcaatattctatttaaaattaatCAGTGTTTCTTCAGAATAGTCAAAGAAGAGATGAGGGCAAAATATAGAATCAGTGCACTATATTACTTCTTTCCAAAATATCTTCTTATATAATACAAATACCTTGTAttaaatttttgtatatttacattGATAGACTAACTTTTTATGCACTGTCAATAAGGCAGGTCAACTCTAGAAGATTCAAGACCACTGTGACAAGATATTATATTAAGTGTTGCAAGAATTGTAAATCTCTTAATAAAATTTTACCTGtgattcatatattttaattcatcatATTTAAATAAAGGCAAAAGTGAGAAAAATTTTCTGCAAATTCTCAAACTTGAGAGGTAAGTCCTAATTCCCCTATTTGACTAACTGATATAGGCTTCTGATAGGTTTTTCTGCAACTGTTGAGAATAGAAGGAACAAACATAACTTTTGTTTAATCTATAATCCATTTTAGAAATcctaaaaaattataattttcttagacttaattataatacatttaatttaaatataatataattataatttaaagcaTTCTTCAAGGTGAAGGAAGCaactgcatgtgggacactggtCCAAATAATGAGAGAAAATCTTTTCTATCTACTCATCCTTCAAAAAAactgatatccagaatatatCCAAAACTTGAagatcacacacaaaaataacaattAGCCCAGGTAATAAACAGACAAATAGTTTAAACAAATAACTTGGAAAAATCAATACAGATGGACaatgaatacatgaaaaataGTTGAAACATTTAATCtctggagaaataaaaacaaaaacttcactCTTAGTAAGATTAGTTAtgttcaagaaaacaaacaacaaaagtaataataGTAATGCAGGAAGAAGGATTCCTTATGTGTTACTGGAGTTTGGGGAAGCAATTTCTTACAGTCATTATGGAAATGACTGTTTAAGTTTCTACCATCTGATACTAATATATTACTCCAGAGTAAAcagtcattattattttaaagtgaagATATAGTGAAGATAATTTCAataataatatgtatatacatatacacaccttgttattaaaataatgattttaatatttattataatttaaaattatagaaactcaagaaacaaaaagagtagTCCTGGCCTAGTCAAGCAGTTACTCAAGTAAAAATTGGtcctataataataaaaaaagattactTCAAACTTTTATGAAAAATTATGATTAATTagtagaaatgaaattatttattgatATGATTAATCCATGAAATTATTACTTACTAGTTTGTTACTAATCCTGTATGAGTCAAGGTGGGAGAAATGAAAATCtcagtcacaaaataaaacataaaattttatagaATCTTGTGAATTCATAAGGAGATGAGCAATTCTGCTCCTTTTTGCCACATCCAAGTTAAACCAAGGCTAAAGCATTCAGATACTTATGGTTCCTGCTTCCCCAAAAAACCACTTCATTTATGCTACAGATGCCATGGCTTTCTTTGATTATACCCTATTGCCAAGCAAAATACATTCCAAGAGGCTAAACTAGGTATTATTCCATGACTTTGAGAATTAAATAAAGGTTACCTCtcaatataaaaaatattgtttacatttttattgttagagtgTCATTATTActttaaagtgaaaatataatTTCCAACCTATAGAAAAATCAAACAGCTGTCAATAGTTTGTTTATAATTCTGCAAGGGACATTagttatgtttgtgttttatttcatgcTTTTCACTCAATCATGAGTCCCTGGAGCGATGATATCTAGAGAAAAGGGGGCTGCCTCTGTCACCAGGACATTACATTTTGGAGAACCTAATTGTCAAAGCATATGCTTTGACTTATTTTCCAGAGTAATTAATTTTGCATTAGTGAATTCTgagcaaagaaaaattaataaaattcttttagaAATATGCTTTTATAAGTAGACATATGTGTTCCTTAAACCTTATATCTATATATTAGGAATTTGATTTTTtacattaatgttttaaaagacaaataataatCATATGAATTTTTACACACTATATAATAACCTATTTGGGGTAGATTTAACTGAATTAACATTACTCTTGATGAAGTTACTATTTTTGATGTacaattattaaaaatcaaattgtGTATGTTATTATTAATTGTAGCCACCAAAAAGTCCATTAAATAATTAAGAATGTTTTCTCTGTacaaatctttacatttttatccatatttctcttttctcccacttctgttttagcatattttaaaatttgccttTTGTATTAGCTGAGACTGATTTTTCAAACACCAAAGAATATTTGCTAATTCAACAAGCTTACAAAccccaaaataaaaccaagtatTAGACCAATTGCCTTTTCTATGATGTGTCAGGACACACAGTGTTGATGGGTGTGTTCAGTAAATGGCACTGAAAAAAACTGTCAGCCACACAAACAATGATGCCTTTTTAACTCTTATCCCAAAGCATAAAAGCAGAGAATATCTGTTTTATGAACATAGGGTACGCAAGGGTTTCTTGAATAGATGTGCAACAACATAGGCAAATGAAGCATACAGAAGCCTGCTGAGTAAATTCTAACTCATAGCACAGGAAGTAAGTAATAAAGTGGACAGAGCCtcattttatagaaaattaaattcaAGCCATAACTTTCATAAAAGGGGCCATTATTCCAAACATACAAGGAAGCAAAacaactcaaaggaaagaaagcaaataattttttataagCTAACATATGTTATTAACAGAAACttgacaaaagaagaaatatgaaattCAAAGACATGTAGAAAAGTGCTTTAAATTTCTGATCATCAAATAATTGGAAATTAAAACTTCAATGATATAAATAGATGTGTTATAGCATATTATAAAGCTGTGACCAAAATGGAATGATAACTAGGTTTAGTAAATATGAGGAAATGAACATTTATGcactttttctaaaaatataaattattgatAAGGTGCCAAAATAACCTGAAAGTctcaaaaatacagtaaaaataaaattactaggTGGTCTAACATTTCTTCTCTTGGGAATACATTCAATCATATTGAATCagaatgtctaattttttttttacttttatgctCATTGCAATAATATTCACAGTAGAAGCTCTATGGAGTCAATTAAGTGCCCCTCAATGAATTAATGAACTGATGTAATATGATAcattacacaatgaaatactctgcagctttaaaagaaataaatattgatgGTAAAAATTTAAGATCCCCTAAAAGAGATTCTAtctacagttttaaaatatgcatcTCATAGAAATACAGAGCAGAAAAGTGGTGAGCATTCATAAATATTGTCTTCAATTCTCAATATGTATTGAatgatgaaatagaaataaaaggcaTCACTTTGAATTTCTTTGATTATTAAATAATGACTATGAAATATTAGCTCAATTCTGGgaacacatgaaaata
Encoded proteins:
- the LOC116894257 gene encoding olfactory receptor 13G1; the protein is MNFSIVSEFMILGLTQKSELQGILFIVFLFIYLVALLGNLLIVVAIIYNTTLHTPMYILLLALAVVDIICTTSIIPKMLGTMLTSENSISYWGCMSQLFFFTWSVGAEMVLFTTMAYDRYVAICFPLRYTTIMNHYTCVALLSIVMAIAVTNSWVHTGLILRLTFCGPNTIDHFFCEIPPLLALSCSPVRVNEVMVYVADITLAVGDFTLTCISYGFIIAAILRIRTTEGKKKAFSTCSSHLMVVSLYYSPVIYTYIRPASSYTFEKDKVVAALYTLVTPTLNPIVYSFRNKEMQSGIRKVFAFLKG